A window of Macrotis lagotis isolate mMagLag1 chromosome 1, bilby.v1.9.chrom.fasta, whole genome shotgun sequence genomic DNA:
TAAGACTGGCTTACTGTGAtaagtctttttcctttctcagggCTTCCCTCCCTGGGAAAGGGTGGGTGAAGTAGTTTTGCCCAATGGACAGTCACTGGGCTTGTTCTGACAATATCTTCCCATCCATATTTCCAGTCAGGAGAAATGTGCAGGAATTTGGTAGGAGGGGACCCTTAAGGTAAAGTTTGTTTGTGGGAGAGTGGGATCTCTTGTATTGTATGGGAGGGGTGGGACAAATGCTCTCCACAGATGTGAGGATGCTTAACAGTCAATTAAAGTTGGACATGAGTATCCTATTTCCTCTGTTATCTCTCCATTTTCATGAGGTCAATTCATAGAACTCTGGATCTAgggtcaggagtgcctgagtttaaatctggcctcagacattcactgtATAACCCAAGACAAGTCATTCaccctctatttgcctcagtttccccaactgtaaaaagGGGGtattgatcaaatgagatatttgtaaagtgactaataaatgcttatttccttcctttcctcatgAACTGTGGGGAAAGCAAGGGACACTAGGATTCTGGGCCAATAAGTTAACTGGTCAATGTAGACTGAGAACCTATTGAAATGACCCTTTCCCACAAGCCTGGCTACCTGTGTTTGTTTTGGagtaaaggaagggagaaggagggggaaaagtATTTCTATGGTGCCTCTTGGGCAAGGGGCcttgtactaagcactttatatatattttatttgatctttgcaaACCTTTGCACCTTAGAGGTAGGTACCATTATCTTCAaattatagttgagaaaactgaggcaaacaggggttaaaCAGGgctacacagctaataaatggctGAAGCCTCTGACACAAATACCGAGATTCCATGGGAATCTTGGAGGGAGAGTAGGGACATTATTTCTATGGATGGGTTGGGTTTGCCAATGTTTCTTTCCCCATTACTCAATAGAGAAAGCATTAGATGTTTCTGCCTCCAGCTCAATATGTTTCTTCTAACAAGTAGAACTTCCTCCCATACCAGCTTCATCTAAAGCACACAAGGGCTCAGAAGGAGAAGGGGCCCCTGTTGCTTAGTGCTATAGCACAAAACCTTTATTGTTGGAAGCCTAGAAGGCCCTAAAGTTTATGAGATACTCTGACCCCAGTTTCAGAGATCCAGGGGGTTGAGCCCAAATTGCTGAAGCTCTTCTTTGACCTTGTCATGGAGCTGCAGAGCAGTTGCATCCCACTCAATCCTGGTTGTTGTCAGTTTGGCCAAGAGTCGATCCAGGCTGAGCTATAAAACAGGATCATCTTTTATTTGATCTCATCCCCAGAGAAGAGAATTAGTGAATGATGCCCCATGATGGAACTTCACCTTACCTACCACTGTTTTTTTAAAGCCCCTAGGGCCAGGGGTCTAAATTAATCATGCCCCCTGCCTTATGCTactgaaaagaaatgaaggactCTAGACCTCTGAAGAAATGTCTCTTCTTTGCTGCCCATCTCAAGTCAAGTTTTGTCTTTCCCAGAGAGACCTGAAGAACTAGTTAGGAACTGATTTGTGAGCCCAGGGAGGGGGTACCAAAGTTCAAGAGGAATAGGTCCAAGAACAATGCCTGCTGGATGGTACTCACATGTAGAATTTCTTCATACTTAGCCTCCATGTCTGTCACATAGGCCTGAAGTTGGGCAAGGGTCTTATCTCTCTCTGCTAATGCTTGTTCAGCCTCTCCTTTAGCAGTTTTTGCCTCTCTCTGGCATGATTCTGGGGAACCAGGAAGATTAATGAGGAATGTGAAGCTCAGTTGGATAAGTGCTACTCAGTGGCCTGTGGAAGAATTTGTCCTATTTGCACTTTTCCAAGAGACTATTGGATTTCTCTCCTAAAAGGGGACAGTCTCATTCCTTCACTCCTGTCAACTTCAGCTCTTTGGTTCAATTCTAACCTTTTCTATAAACCATTTTCAGAATACAGACTGATCAAATTATGCATCTAGGAGACAGAAATTCATACTTAGCTCTTTCTGAaggatttttatttcctcttctagttGATGACTCTGTGTCTCAGTCTCTTTCCTCAGGGCTTGATACTGACGTCTCATCTCTTGGGGTATAAGATGGGAGGAGGAGCGGGAGGCATTCCCGGTAAGgaagatcatagaattagaattggaaaggacatCATTGGCCATCAAGTCCAATCCATACCAGAACAAGAAACCTTCCTACAACATACCAATTTTTCACCTAGTTTTTTGTTTGAAGATTGCTAGGGGAGAGAAAACACTATTTTCCAAGacagtccattctacttttggatgaATCTaaattttaggaagttttttccctAATCACACTTAAATTTATTCCTTTCGAGCAAGACCATTGTTTTTAGTTCTGACCTCTGTAGCCAGGAataaatttaattcctttttcatgTAACAGTTCTTCAAATATTAGAAGACAATCCCTAGAAGTTTTCTTCAGGCTAAAAATTCCCAGTTCCTTAATCTGATCCTTATGGCATTATCTCAAAGTTTTCTCCTTTGTGATTGTACTCCTCTGTATACTTTCCAACTTATATTCTTATTAACATGTGGTACCCAGAAATTAACATATTTCATATGGGGGAATGATAGTATAGAAATTTGCCTTAGGAAACCCCTTTCCATGGCTTAGTGATAATGGATTTAGAAAATTCTGCTTGGAAAGTCACCAAAAAAGGTGAAAGTTTACAACAAATGGGGAACAGAAAGCCCATTCCAGTTCTACAATCACTATGGGATGCAGGGTCATGAACCCTGGGACATCACTTTTTAAGATCCCACAAGAGTCTCATAGTGGAGAAAGTTCAATGACATAATTTGTGTTACATTGTCCTATAATCTGAGGCTCCTCCTGTCACCTGCATACACAGCTTCTCCATCACCCCGAGCCTCTTCCACTTCAGCCTCCAGCTCCTGTAGCTTCTCTCGCAGTTGTTCTCTGCAGGCTATGGCCTGGCGAGTCTCATCCCGCCGAAGAGCTAGGGGTGGCACCAATGAAGTCTTTAGCCCACATGGACTATCCCATTTTCCCTGGATACCTTATCACAGGACACTCACACAGCACACTACGAGACTCTTCTTCCCACTCCTAGAGATCTCAAGTTCCTTTCTGTCCAATGTTTAAGGGTTCTCCCCAGTTCCCCCAGCCTTTGAATCTACCAATCACTGTTCTGGAACTAATTCCTTCTCTACTCTGGCTCATGGAAAATGGCATTCTCATATCTCTATAAGGATTATAATTAAAATTCTAATCTTCATTACCTAGACCTCCCACATAAACAATCTCCCTTAACTATCTATTTAGTTAGGATCTAGTTAGGGGCAAATTTGAAACAGGTACCACCTCCACTCTctaaggaataaaagaaaatataaccaACTCCTTAGAGGTACTTTCTCCATTGTGCCCTTACCCAGATGATCACGGAGGATCTCCAGCTCCAGGGCTGTTCTCCTATGCTTGATCTCAGCTTCAGCATCTGTCCTTGGCAAGGAGgaatcttaggatcatagatttagagcttagaATGAACTTTTATTATCTGCTCCAACTCCCTAATTTtatgaaaaggaaactgaaatgaaGTGAATTTGCTTATGGTTACATAGCAATTCAAACAAAAACCTTTGTCTTCAGACTACCTAGTCCATGACTCCTCCTATATTACAAAATAGGAAGTGGGAGACAGTTTCATGGAAACCAGATAGCTTCTCCTTTCTCATCAACCCCAATGTTTGGAAACCTGTTTGGGGTTAAAACTAAAG
This region includes:
- the DRC12 gene encoding dynein regulatory complex protein 12 isoform X2; this translates as MLSLGRHNKEERIGTAGKDTKMPPKIKGKGSKVGGQKKKKKNQDAEAEIKHRRTALELEILRDHLALRRDETRQAIACREQLREKLQELEAEVEEARGDGEAVYAEMRRQYQALRKETETQSHQLEEEIKILQKELKSCQREAKTAKGEAEQALAERDKTLAQLQAYVTDMEAKYEEILHLSLDRLLAKLTTTRIEWDATALQLHDKVKEELQQFGLNPLDL
- the DRC12 gene encoding dynein regulatory complex protein 12 isoform X3 — protein: MPPKIKGKGSKVGGQKKKKKNQDSSLPRTDAEAEIKHRRTALELEILRDHLALRRDETRQAIACREQLREKLQELEAEVEEARGDGEAVYAEMRRQYQALRKETETQSHQLEEEIKILQKELKSCQREAKTAKGEAEQALAERDKTLAQLQAYVTDMEAKYEEILHLSLDRLLAKLTTTRIEWDATALQLHDKVKEELQQFGLNPLDL
- the DRC12 gene encoding dynein regulatory complex protein 12 isoform X1 → MLSLGRHNKEERIGTAGKDTKMPPKIKGKGSKVGGQKKKKKNQDSSLPRTDAEAEIKHRRTALELEILRDHLALRRDETRQAIACREQLREKLQELEAEVEEARGDGEAVYAEMRRQYQALRKETETQSHQLEEEIKILQKELKSCQREAKTAKGEAEQALAERDKTLAQLQAYVTDMEAKYEEILHLSLDRLLAKLTTTRIEWDATALQLHDKVKEELQQFGLNPLDL